In one Pseudomonas sp. 31-12 genomic region, the following are encoded:
- the gatB gene encoding Asp-tRNA(Asn)/Glu-tRNA(Gln) amidotransferase subunit GatB produces the protein MQWEVVIGLEIHTQLTTRSKIFSGSSTTFGSEPNTQASLVDLGMPGVLPVLNQEAVRMAVMFGLAIDAEIGQHNVFARKNYFYPDLPKGYQISQMELPIVGKGHLDIAMEDGTIKRVGVTRAHLEEDAGKSLHEEFNGATGIDLNRAGTPLLEIVSEPDMRSAKEAVAYVKTIHALVRYLGICDGNMAEGSLRCDCNVSIRPKGQVEFGTRCEIKNVNSFRFIEKAINSEVRRQIELIEDGGKVIQQTRLYDPNKDETRPMRSKEEANDYRYFPDPDLLPVVIENSFLDEVRATLPELPPQKRERFQEQFGLSVYDASVLATSREQADYFEKVVSISGDAKLAANWVMVELGSLLNKQGVEIDQSPVSAEQLGGMLLRIKDNTISGKIAKVVFEAMANGEGSADEIIDKRGLKQVTDSGAISAVLDEMLAANAEQVEQYRAADEAKRGKMFGFFVGQAMKASKGKANPQQVNELLKSKLEG, from the coding sequence ATGCAATGGGAAGTCGTGATCGGGCTGGAGATTCATACCCAGCTCACCACCCGGTCGAAAATCTTTTCCGGTAGTTCCACCACTTTCGGTTCCGAGCCGAACACCCAGGCCAGCCTGGTTGACCTCGGCATGCCCGGCGTACTGCCGGTGCTGAACCAGGAAGCGGTGCGCATGGCGGTGATGTTCGGCCTGGCCATCGATGCCGAAATCGGCCAGCACAACGTGTTCGCCCGTAAAAACTATTTCTACCCGGACCTGCCGAAGGGCTACCAGATCAGCCAGATGGAATTGCCGATCGTCGGCAAGGGCCACCTGGACATCGCCATGGAAGACGGCACGATCAAACGTGTCGGCGTCACCCGTGCGCACCTGGAAGAAGACGCCGGCAAAAGCCTGCACGAAGAGTTCAACGGTGCCACCGGCATCGACTTAAACCGTGCCGGCACGCCGCTGCTGGAAATCGTTTCCGAGCCGGACATGCGCAGCGCCAAGGAAGCCGTGGCCTACGTCAAGACCATCCACGCGCTGGTGCGTTACCTGGGCATCTGCGACGGCAACATGGCCGAAGGTTCGCTGCGTTGCGACTGCAACGTGTCGATCCGCCCGAAAGGCCAGGTTGAGTTCGGTACGCGCTGCGAGATCAAGAACGTCAACTCGTTCCGCTTCATCGAGAAGGCGATCAACAGCGAAGTGCGTCGTCAGATCGAGCTGATCGAAGACGGCGGCAAAGTGATCCAGCAGACTCGCCTGTACGATCCGAACAAGGACGAAACCCGTCCGATGCGCAGCAAAGAGGAAGCCAACGACTACCGTTACTTCCCTGATCCGGACCTGCTGCCGGTGGTCATCGAGAACTCGTTCCTGGACGAGGTGCGCGCCACGCTGCCGGAATTGCCACCGCAGAAACGCGAGCGTTTCCAGGAACAATTCGGCCTGTCGGTGTATGACGCCAGCGTCCTGGCCACCAGCCGCGAGCAAGCCGATTACTTCGAAAAAGTCGTAAGCATCAGCGGTGACGCGAAGCTGGCGGCCAACTGGGTGATGGTGGAACTGGGCAGCCTGCTGAACAAGCAAGGCGTGGAAATCGACCAGTCGCCGGTCTCGGCCGAGCAACTGGGCGGCATGCTGCTGCGCATCAAGGACAACACCATCTCCGGCAAAATTGCCAAGGTGGTGTTTGAAGCGATGGCCAACGGCGAAGGCAGCGCGGACGAGATCATCGACAAGCGCGGCCTCAAGCAAGTGACCGACAGCGGCGCGATCTCGGCGGTGCTGGACGAAATGCTCGCGGCCAATGCCGAGCAGGTCGAGCAATACCGCGCGGCAGACGAAGCCAAACGCGGCAAGATGTTCGGCTTCTTCGTCGGCCAGGCCATGAAAGCCTCCAAAGGCAAGGCCAACCCGCAACAGGTCAACGAACTGCTGAAAAGCAAGCTCGAAGGCTGA
- the mreC gene encoding rod shape-determining protein MreC, with amino-acid sequence MKPLFTKGPSLGVRLLVLVVLSVALMVVDARFTLLKPVRSQMSLVLMQSYWITDLPQRLWQGVASQFGSRTELVAENEKLKTENLLLQGRMQKLAALTEQNVRLRELLNSSALVNEKVEVAELIGMDPNPFTHRIIINKGERDGVVLGQPVLDARGLMGQVVELMPYTSRVLLLTDTTHSIPVQVNRNGLRAIASGTGNPERLELRHVADTADIKEGDLLVSSGLGQRFPAGYPVATVKEVIHDSGQPFAIVRAVPTAALNRSRYLLLVFTDGRTAEERANDAAQAQEALDQHGGGPIIPATVPKPVPANVVVPAAAAAPVAAPATPAPAPAATPVKPAHPAAAKPPASQPAATKPPATQPAAVKPAAKPPVSAPASTGGRE; translated from the coding sequence ATTAAACCGCTTTTCACCAAAGGGCCTTCACTGGGCGTGCGCTTGTTGGTGCTGGTCGTGCTATCGGTCGCACTGATGGTGGTCGATGCCCGCTTCACACTGCTCAAGCCAGTGCGTAGCCAGATGTCGCTGGTGCTGATGCAGTCTTACTGGATCACCGACCTGCCGCAGCGGTTATGGCAGGGTGTGGCCAGTCAATTCGGCAGTCGTACCGAGCTTGTCGCCGAAAACGAAAAACTCAAGACCGAAAACCTGCTGTTGCAGGGCCGCATGCAAAAGCTTGCCGCCCTCACCGAGCAGAACGTTCGGCTGCGCGAGCTGCTCAATTCCTCTGCGCTGGTCAACGAAAAGGTCGAAGTGGCCGAGTTGATCGGCATGGACCCCAACCCCTTCACCCATCGCATCATCATCAATAAAGGTGAGCGCGACGGTGTGGTCCTCGGTCAGCCGGTGCTCGATGCCCGCGGCCTGATGGGCCAGGTGGTCGAATTGATGCCGTACACCTCCCGCGTGCTGTTGCTGACCGACACCACCCACAGCATTCCGGTGCAGGTGAACCGTAACGGGTTGCGCGCGATTGCCAGCGGCACCGGCAACCCGGAACGCCTGGAACTGCGTCATGTCGCCGACACAGCTGACATTAAAGAAGGTGATCTGCTGGTCAGTTCCGGCCTCGGTCAGCGCTTCCCGGCCGGTTACCCGGTGGCGACAGTCAAGGAAGTGATCCACGATTCCGGCCAGCCGTTTGCCATCGTTCGTGCCGTGCCGACCGCCGCGTTGAACCGCAGCCGTTACTTGCTGCTGGTGTTCACCGACGGTCGTACCGCCGAAGAGCGCGCCAACGATGCTGCCCAGGCGCAGGAAGCGCTGGACCAGCACGGTGGTGGGCCGATCATTCCGGCGACCGTACCAAAACCAGTGCCTGCTAACGTGGTGGTACCCGCCGCAGCCGCTGCGCCTGTTGCCGCTCCGGCGACACCGGCACCGGCACCGGCGGCAACCCCGGTCAAACCTGCGCATCCCGCAGCTGCCAAGCCGCCCGCATCGCAACCTGCCGCAACCAAACCGCCAGCCACTCAACCGGCTGCGGTGAAGCCTGCCGCCAAACCGCCTGTCTCTGCGCCGGCTTCCACTGGGGGACGAGAATAA
- a CDS encoding septal ring lytic transglycosylase RlpA family protein, with translation MKRLLGACALLSLLAGCASNDIVDPHGYDKTGVASYYGAKHQGKRTASGERFNKNSLTAAHRQLPFGTRVKVTNLNNDKSCVVRINDRGPHTRGRLIDLSHEAAEQLGMLRSGTARVRVQALDD, from the coding sequence ATGAAGCGTCTACTTGGCGCCTGCGCCCTGCTCTCTCTGCTGGCCGGTTGCGCCAGCAACGACATCGTCGATCCACATGGCTACGACAAGACCGGCGTAGCTTCGTATTACGGCGCCAAACACCAAGGTAAACGCACCGCCAGTGGCGAACGTTTCAACAAGAACTCCCTGACCGCCGCCCATCGCCAGTTGCCGTTCGGCACGCGGGTGAAGGTCACCAATCTGAATAACGACAAGTCCTGCGTGGTGCGTATCAACGACCGCGGGCCGCATACCCGTGGGCGCCTGATTGATCTTTCCCACGAGGCCGCCGAACAACTGGGTATGCTCCGTAGCGGCACCGCACGTGTTCGCGTGCAAGCCCTCGACGATTAA
- the gatC gene encoding Asp-tRNA(Asn)/Glu-tRNA(Gln) amidotransferase subunit GatC, whose protein sequence is MALERSDVEKIAHLACLGLNDADLPHITSALNSILGLVDEMQAVNTDGIEPLAHPLEASQRLRADVVTETNHREAYQSIAPAVENGLYLVPKVID, encoded by the coding sequence ATGGCGCTTGAACGCTCCGACGTGGAAAAAATCGCTCATCTGGCCTGCCTTGGCCTCAATGATGCCGATCTTCCACACATTACTTCAGCCCTGAACAGCATTCTCGGGCTGGTCGACGAAATGCAGGCGGTCAATACCGACGGTATCGAGCCGCTCGCCCACCCACTGGAAGCCAGCCAGCGCCTGCGTGCAGACGTCGTGACCGAGACCAATCATCGCGAGGCCTACCAGTCCATCGCACCAGCGGTCGAAAACGGCCTGTACCTGGTTCCGAAAGTCATCGACTAA
- the gatA gene encoding Asp-tRNA(Asn)/Glu-tRNA(Gln) amidotransferase subunit GatA, whose translation MHQLTLAEIARGLADKKFSSEELTKTLLARIAQLDPQLNSFISLTEDLALQQAKAADARRANGESGALLGAPIAHKDLFCTQGIRTSCGSKMLDNFKAPYDATVVAKLAAAGAVTLGKTNMDEFAMGSANESSYYGPVKNPWNLEHVPGGSSGGSAAAVAARLLPAATGTDTGGSIRQPAALTNLTGLKPTYGRVSRWGMIAYASSLDQGGPLARTAEDCAILLQGMAGFDPQDSTSIDEPVPDYSASLNGSLQGLRIGVPKEYFSAGLDPRIAELIHDSVKELEKLGAVIKEISLPNMQHAIPAYYVIAPAEASSNLSRFDGVRFGHRCEDPKNLEDLYKRSRGEGFGPEVQRRIMVGAYALSAGYYDAYYLKAQKIRRLIKNDFMAAFNEVDIILGPTTPNPAWKLGAKNSDPVAAYLEDVYTITANLAGLPGLSMPAGFVDGLPVGVQLLAPYFQEGRLLNVAHQYQLNTDWHTRTPTGF comes from the coding sequence ATGCATCAATTGACTCTGGCCGAGATCGCCCGCGGACTCGCCGATAAAAAGTTTTCTTCCGAAGAGCTGACCAAAACCCTGCTGGCGCGTATCGCCCAGCTCGATCCTCAGCTCAACAGCTTCATCAGCCTCACCGAAGACCTGGCGCTCCAGCAGGCGAAAGCCGCCGACGCACGCCGGGCCAATGGTGAGAGCGGCGCCCTGCTCGGCGCGCCGATCGCCCACAAAGACCTGTTCTGCACCCAAGGCATCCGCACCAGCTGCGGTTCGAAGATGCTCGACAACTTTAAAGCACCGTACGACGCCACCGTGGTCGCCAAGCTGGCCGCTGCCGGCGCCGTGACCCTGGGCAAAACCAACATGGACGAGTTCGCCATGGGTTCGGCCAACGAGTCGAGCTACTACGGCCCGGTGAAAAACCCGTGGAACCTGGAACACGTTCCGGGTGGTTCGTCCGGCGGTTCGGCCGCAGCCGTTGCCGCTCGTCTGTTGCCAGCGGCCACCGGCACCGACACCGGCGGCTCGATCCGTCAGCCCGCTGCACTGACCAACCTCACCGGCCTGAAACCGACGTACGGTCGTGTTTCGCGCTGGGGCATGATCGCCTACGCGTCCAGCCTCGATCAGGGCGGCCCTCTGGCCCGCACTGCCGAAGACTGCGCAATCCTGCTGCAAGGCATGGCCGGTTTCGACCCGCAAGACTCCACCAGCATCGACGAGCCAGTGCCTGATTACAGCGCCAGCCTCAACGGTTCGCTGCAAGGCCTGCGCATCGGCGTGCCAAAGGAATATTTCAGCGCCGGTCTCGACCCGCGCATCGCCGAGCTGATCCACGACAGCGTCAAGGAGCTGGAAAAACTCGGCGCCGTGATCAAGGAAATCAGCCTGCCAAACATGCAGCACGCGATCCCGGCGTACTACGTGATCGCCCCGGCAGAAGCCTCTTCCAACCTGTCGCGTTTCGACGGCGTGCGTTTCGGCCACCGCTGCGAAGACCCGAAAAACCTGGAAGACCTGTACAAGCGTTCCCGCGGCGAAGGTTTCGGCCCGGAAGTGCAACGCCGGATCATGGTCGGCGCCTATGCGCTGTCGGCCGGTTACTACGACGCCTATTACCTGAAGGCGCAGAAGATCCGTCGCTTGATCAAGAACGACTTCATGGCAGCTTTTAATGAAGTCGACATCATCCTCGGCCCAACCACGCCGAACCCGGCCTGGAAACTCGGCGCCAAGAACAGCGACCCGGTCGCTGCGTACCTGGAAGACGTCTACACCATCACCGCCAACCTCGCGGGCTTGCCGGGCTTGTCCATGCCCGCCGGTTTTGTCGATGGCCTGCCGGTCGGCGTGCAACTGCTCGCCCCGTATTTCCAGGAAGGTCGCCTGTTGAACGTTGCCCATCAGTATCAGCTGAACACTGACTGGCACACCCGCACCCCAACCGGCTTCTGA
- the mreB gene encoding rod shape-determining protein MreB, protein MFKKLRGMFSSDLSIDLGTANTLIYVRERGIVLNEPSVVAIRTHGNQKSVVAVGTEAKRMLGRTPGNIAAIRPMKDGVIADFSVCEKMLQYFINKVHENSFLQPSPRVLICVPCKSTQVERRAIRESALGAGAREVFLIEEPMAAAIGAGLPVEEARGSMVVDIGGGTTEIALISLNGVVYAESVRVGGDRFDEAIITYVRRNYGSLIGESTAERIKQEIGTAYPGGEVREVDVRGRNLAEGVPRAFTLNSNEVLEALQESLATIVQAVKSALEQSPPELASDIAERGLVLTGGGALLRDLDKLLAQETGLPVIVAEDPLTCVARGGGRALEMMDKHTMDLLSSE, encoded by the coding sequence ATGTTCAAGAAACTGCGTGGCATGTTTTCCAGCGATCTTTCCATTGACCTGGGCACTGCCAACACCCTTATTTACGTGCGCGAGCGCGGTATCGTCCTGAATGAGCCATCGGTTGTGGCTATTCGGACACACGGTAACCAGAAAAGTGTCGTTGCTGTCGGCACCGAGGCGAAGCGCATGCTCGGCCGTACGCCGGGCAACATTGCTGCCATTCGTCCGATGAAGGATGGCGTAATCGCCGACTTCAGCGTCTGCGAAAAGATGCTGCAATACTTTATCAACAAGGTTCACGAAAACAGCTTCCTGCAGCCAAGCCCTCGTGTGCTGATCTGCGTTCCGTGCAAATCCACCCAGGTTGAGCGTCGCGCCATCCGTGAGTCGGCCCTGGGTGCCGGTGCTCGCGAAGTGTTCCTGATCGAAGAGCCAATGGCTGCTGCGATCGGTGCCGGCCTGCCGGTTGAAGAAGCACGCGGTTCGATGGTCGTCGATATCGGTGGCGGTACCACTGAAATCGCCCTGATCTCCCTCAATGGTGTGGTTTACGCCGAATCCGTACGGGTTGGCGGCGACCGCTTCGACGAAGCGATCATCACCTACGTGCGTCGCAACTACGGCAGCCTGATTGGCGAATCCACCGCCGAGCGCATCAAGCAGGAAATCGGTACGGCCTACCCGGGCGGCGAAGTGCGTGAAGTCGACGTTCGTGGCCGTAACCTGGCCGAAGGCGTTCCACGTGCCTTCACCCTGAATTCCAATGAAGTGCTGGAAGCTCTGCAAGAGTCCCTGGCCACCATCGTTCAGGCTGTGAAAAGTGCGCTGGAGCAATCGCCTCCGGAACTGGCTTCCGATATCGCCGAGCGTGGCCTGGTGCTGACCGGTGGTGGCGCGCTGTTGCGTGACCTCGACAAGTTGCTGGCCCAGGAAACAGGTCTGCCGGTGATCGTTGCCGAAGACCCGCTGACCTGCGTTGCTCGCGGCGGTGGCCGTGCACTGGAAATGATGGATAAACACACCATGGACCTGCTGTCGAGCGAGTGA
- the mreD gene encoding rod shape-determining protein MreD, whose protein sequence is MVGATASRNGWMIWLTFAIGLLLSVSPLPQFMEILRPLWLALLLAFWALYLPQKVGMVTAWCLGLAEDVLYGTLLGQNALILCLITFLVLSLQQRLRMFPMWQQSLVILVIFGLAQLVQLWLSALTGNRQPTLALVLPALVSALLWPWISYGLRGLRRRYKIN, encoded by the coding sequence ATGGTCGGTGCTACCGCATCCCGAAATGGCTGGATGATCTGGCTGACGTTTGCCATTGGCCTGCTGCTCAGCGTTTCGCCGCTGCCGCAATTCATGGAAATCCTCCGCCCGCTCTGGCTGGCCTTGCTGCTGGCGTTCTGGGCGCTGTATTTGCCGCAGAAAGTCGGCATGGTCACGGCCTGGTGCCTGGGTCTGGCCGAAGACGTACTGTACGGCACGTTGCTGGGTCAGAACGCGTTGATCCTGTGCCTGATCACCTTTCTGGTGCTGTCGTTGCAACAGCGCCTGCGCATGTTCCCGATGTGGCAACAGAGCCTGGTGATCCTGGTGATCTTCGGCCTCGCGCAGCTTGTTCAACTATGGCTGAGTGCCCTGACCGGCAACCGTCAGCCAACCCTGGCACTGGTGCTGCCGGCCTTGGTCAGTGCATTGCTCTGGCCGTGGATCAGCTACGGTTTGCGCGGTTTGCGTCGACGCTACAAGATCAATTAA
- a CDS encoding nucleoside triphosphate pyrophosphatase has translation MKVLYLASGSPRRRELLTQIGVPFSAISADIDETPLKDESPSAYVERLARGKAEAGRGAVVSDQGFCVLGADTAVVLNGKILGKPVDEADACAMLMMLAGQEHEVLTAIAVLDGECCESRVVRSLVRFRNIDRDEAAAYWASGEPRDKAGGYGIQGLGAVFVAQLIGSYSAVVGLPLCETAELLGHFGIPCWQTLNAR, from the coding sequence ATGAAAGTGCTTTACCTCGCCTCAGGCTCGCCGCGTCGGCGTGAACTGCTCACGCAGATCGGCGTGCCGTTCTCCGCCATCAGCGCGGACATCGATGAAACCCCTTTAAAAGATGAATCCCCGTCGGCCTATGTCGAGCGCCTGGCGCGCGGCAAAGCCGAGGCCGGGCGCGGCGCGGTCGTGTCCGACCAGGGTTTTTGCGTGCTGGGCGCTGACACCGCTGTCGTGCTCAACGGGAAAATTCTCGGCAAACCGGTGGACGAAGCTGACGCGTGCGCCATGCTTATGATGTTGGCCGGTCAGGAACACGAAGTATTGACCGCCATCGCGGTGCTTGACGGTGAGTGTTGTGAGTCGCGGGTGGTGCGCAGTCTAGTGCGTTTTCGCAACATCGATCGCGATGAAGCGGCGGCCTACTGGGCCAGTGGCGAACCCCGGGACAAGGCTGGTGGCTATGGCATTCAAGGACTGGGCGCGGTGTTTGTCGCCCAGCTGATTGGAAGCTACTCGGCGGTGGTCGGACTGCCGCTGTGCGAAACCGCTGAGCTGCTCGGCCATTTCGGCATACCCTGTTGGCAAACCCTTAACGCGCGCTGA
- a CDS encoding calcium/sodium antiporter: MIELLGGLLLLIAGAELMVRGAVRLAARLQVRPLIIGLTIVALGSSAPQMAVSLQATLAQNVDIAVGSVIGSSIFNILVTLGLSALIIPLRVSRQLVRLDIPLMIGASLLVFLLAWNEELNRVDGMILLAALALYLGLLLRQSRHSARPHSHDGTPRASWFSSVLMIVAGLAMLVYAGHLLLGAAVAVATDLGLSERVIGLTIVAISTSLPELATSLIAALRGQRDIAVGNVIGSNLFNLLGVLGLTALVAPSPLSVSPNALDFDLPVMLGVAVLCLPLFYTGYRVTRAEGLLFLGLYLAYGLHVVSFTTGMPLAGKLEHLMLFYVLPALVAYLLFTSLRAWRRQHHKREMP; this comes from the coding sequence GTGATTGAATTGCTCGGTGGCCTGCTGTTGCTGATCGCTGGCGCCGAGCTGATGGTGCGCGGCGCCGTCCGGCTTGCCGCGCGCTTGCAGGTGCGCCCGCTGATCATCGGCCTGACCATCGTCGCCCTGGGCAGCAGCGCGCCGCAAATGGCGGTGAGCCTGCAAGCCACCCTGGCGCAAAACGTCGACATCGCCGTCGGCAGCGTGATCGGCAGCAGCATCTTCAACATCCTCGTCACCCTCGGGCTGTCGGCGCTGATCATTCCGCTGCGGGTGTCGCGGCAACTGGTGCGCCTGGATATTCCGCTGATGATCGGCGCCAGCCTGCTGGTGTTTTTACTGGCGTGGAATGAAGAGCTGAACCGCGTGGACGGCATGATTCTGCTGGCCGCCCTGGCGCTGTATCTGGGCTTGCTGCTGCGTCAGTCGCGACACTCGGCCCGTCCGCACTCCCATGACGGAACACCTCGGGCATCGTGGTTCAGCAGCGTGCTGATGATCGTCGCCGGACTGGCGATGCTGGTCTACGCCGGCCACTTGTTGCTGGGCGCCGCCGTGGCAGTCGCGACCGATCTGGGGCTGTCGGAGCGGGTCATCGGCCTGACCATCGTCGCCATCAGCACGTCCCTGCCGGAACTGGCTACCTCATTGATCGCTGCGCTGCGCGGTCAACGGGACATTGCCGTGGGCAACGTGATTGGCAGCAACCTGTTCAACCTCCTGGGCGTGCTCGGCCTGACCGCGCTCGTCGCGCCCTCGCCGCTGTCGGTCTCGCCCAATGCCCTGGATTTCGACTTGCCGGTGATGCTCGGTGTTGCGGTGCTGTGTCTGCCGCTGTTCTACACCGGCTACCGGGTGACCCGCGCCGAAGGTCTGCTGTTTTTGGGTTTGTATCTGGCTTACGGTCTGCACGTGGTGTCGTTTACCACCGGCATGCCACTGGCTGGCAAGCTTGAACACCTGATGCTGTTTTACGTCCTGCCGGCGCTGGTGGCCTATCTGCTGTTCACGTCGCTGCGCGCCTGGCGTCGCCAACACCACAAGAGGGAAATGCCGTGA